A part of Girardinichthys multiradiatus isolate DD_20200921_A chromosome 12, DD_fGirMul_XY1, whole genome shotgun sequence genomic DNA contains:
- the LOC124878101 gene encoding RNA-binding protein MEX3B-like isoform X3, with amino-acid sequence MMPSSTSLLEADEGESEVPPPLVHAFAGMGLDEHQGSQSQTPEQSDESVSFHHQLPAVTHFSILGTVLDLKPLPLYRPPSGDEANKTAEDEELEGIAASSSGSLLAKAHRHQHLPSGQSGTVMEPPHVETVLLYNGDERDDSGGSSSLPPAGSMVMLPHGVYGDSGYEAEHSLLTRRKSVNTTECVAVPSSEHVAEIVGRQGCKIKALRAKTNTYIKTPVRGEQPVFVVTGRKEDVAMAKREILSAAEHFSLIRASRNKTGPLAAVTGLGTPALPGQTTIQVRVPYRVVGLVVGPKGATIKRIQQQTHTYIVTPSRDKEPVFEVTGMPENVDRAREEIEAHIALRTGSCGGVEAPGVDNSDFQFNGTDVSFETSAHPIGLGEAGWLHAGASSPGGGSLLPVSISGTQRVNSNISSAVRMSSTYRNDSSSSLGSGSSSADSFYGGGNGNRMADFSPTFPFNANANNNNNSTSSSTSFWFGDSLLGVGSEELFSLGGELSSSGIEPLTISTAHTSQSTAPQHIWSPFVDQQSLQAIDSLQSQTSQPGTPRLSPTFSGTEALEHPQAQRVHQRPFGSAGTLDVHRIPSYSSAFSSSSESTTSSSPPESSFSYRPALGLSGRGQEICIQCMDNQADEELEIQRRVSVLSACSLVSNLQY; translated from the exons ATGATGCCAAGTAGCACGTCTTTGTTGGAGGCCGATGAGGGAGAGTCCGAGGTCCCACCGCCGCTGGTGCACGCTTTCGCCGGTATGGGCCTCGACGAGCACCAAGGCAGCCAGAGCCAGACTCCTGAACAGTCAGACGAGAGTGTTTCTTTTCATCATCAGCTCCCAGCAGTAACCCATTTCAGCATCCTCGGTACGGTCCTTGACTTGAAGCCTCTTCCGCTGTATCGGCCGCCCTCGGGGGATGAAGCGAACAAAACGGCAGAGGACGAAGAGCTCGAAGGGATAGCGGCCAGTTCTTCTGGCTCGTTGCTGGCAAAGGCCCATCGCCATCAGCACCTCCCATCGGGGCAGAGCGGTACCGTGATGGAACCGCCGCATGTCGAGACGGTATTGTTGTACAACGGAGACGAGCGGGATGATAGCGGCGGCAGCAGCTCTCTACCCCCGGCCGGGAGCATGGTGATGCTCCCACACGGTGTGTACGGGGACTCGGGGTACGAGGCCGAACATTCGCTCCTGACCCGGAGAAAGAGCGTCAACACGACCGAGTGTGTGGCAGTGCCTAGCTCCGAGCATGTCGCCGAGATTGTTGGCAGGCAGG GCTGTAAGATCAAGGCACTTCGAGCCAAGACGAACACCTACATAAAGACACCAGTGAGGGGAGAGCAGCCCGTCTTCGTCGTGACGGGACGCAAAGAAGATGTGGCCATGGCTAAGAGGGAGATTCTGTCTGCGGCCGAGCACTTCTCCCTGATCAGAGCCTCCCGGAATAAGACGGGCCCTTTGGCTGCTGTGACTGGTTTAGGGACCCCGGCTCTACCTGGGCAGACAACCATTCAG GTGCGGGTTCCATATCGTGTCGTTGGACTGGTTGTGGGTCCCAAAG GAGCAACCATCAAACGCATTCAGCAGCAGACCCATACCTACATCGTAACTCCAAGTCGGGACAAAGAGCCGGTGTTTGAGGTCACGGGGATGCCAGAGAACGTCGACCGGGCGAGGGAGGAGATAGAGGCACACATTGCCCTTCGAACCGGCAGCTGCGGGGGGGTCGAGGCTCCGGGCGTGGACAACAGTGATTTCCAGTTCAACGGGACAGACGTCAGCTTTGAAACCTCTGCGCACCCCATTGGTCTGGGGGAGGCCGGATGGCTCCATGCAGGTGCATCATCGCCAGGGGGTGGAAGCTTGTTGCCAGTCAGCATCAGTGGTACTCAGCGGGTCAATAGCAATATCAGCAGCGCTGTCAGGATGTCTTCCACCTACCGCAACGACAGCTCCAGCTCTCTGGGCAGCGGCTCCAGCTCGGCCGATTCTTTCTACGGCGGTGGGAACGGGAATCGGATGGCCGATTTCAGCCCTACCTTCCCCTTCAATGCCAACgctaacaacaataacaacagtACAAGCAGCAGCACAAGTTTCTGGTTTGGCGATAGCCTTCTTGGTGTGGGGTCTGAAGAGCTCTTCAGCCTGGGAGGCGAATTGTCCTCCTCAGGAATTGAGCCGTTAACCATTTCCACTGCCCATACCTCGCAGTCCACTGCACCACAGCACATCTGGAGTCCCTTTGTGGACCAGCAGTCACTTCAGGCCATTGATTCGCTGCAGTCCCAG ACCAGCCAACCCGGCACCCCCCGTCTCTCTCCAACTTTTTCCGGGACCGAAGCCTTGGAGCACCCTCAGGCCCAGCGTGTTCACCAAAGGCCTTTCGGGTCAGCCGGCACCCTCGACGTCCACAGGATCCCCTCTTACAGCTCGGCCTTCTCCTCCTCTAGTGAAAGCACCACCTCCTCCTCACCTCCCGAATCCTCCTTCTCTTATCGCCCGGCGCTTGGTTTGTCCGGGAGGGGGCAGGAGATATGCATCCAGTGTATGGATAACCAG
- the LOC124878101 gene encoding RNA-binding protein MEX3B-like isoform X2 codes for MMPSSTSLLEADEGESEVPPPLVHAFAGMGLDEHQGSQSQTPEQSDESVSFHHQLPAVTHFSILGTVLDLKPLPLYRPPSGDEANKTAEDEELEGIAASSSGSLLAKAHRHQHLPSGQSGTVMEPPHVETVLLYNGDERDDSGGSSSLPPAGSMVMLPHGVYGDSGYEAEHSLLTRRKSVNTTECVAVPSSEHVAEIVGRQGCKIKALRAKTNTYIKTPVRGEQPVFVVTGRKEDVAMAKREILSAAEHFSLIRASRNKTGPLAAVTGLGTPALPGQTTIQVRVPYRVVGLVVGPKGATIKRIQQQTHTYIVTPSRDKEPVFEVTGMPENVDRAREEIEAHIALRTGSCGGVEAPGVDNSDFQFNGTDVSFETSAHPIGLGEAGWLHAGASSPGGGSLLPVSISGTQRVNSNISSAVRMSSTYRNDSSSSLGSGSSSADSFYGGGNGNRMADFSPTFPFNANANNNNNSTSSSTSFWFGDSLLGVGSEELFSLGGELSSSGIEPLTISTAHTSQSTAPQHIWSPFVDQQSLQAIDSLQSQTSQPGTPRLSPTFSGTEALEHPQAQRVHQRPFGSAGTLDVHRIPSYSSAFSSSSESTTSSSPPESSFSYRPALGLSGRGQEICIQCMDNQARLVILDGYITWEQNWQMFPAVILNKSQ; via the exons ATGATGCCAAGTAGCACGTCTTTGTTGGAGGCCGATGAGGGAGAGTCCGAGGTCCCACCGCCGCTGGTGCACGCTTTCGCCGGTATGGGCCTCGACGAGCACCAAGGCAGCCAGAGCCAGACTCCTGAACAGTCAGACGAGAGTGTTTCTTTTCATCATCAGCTCCCAGCAGTAACCCATTTCAGCATCCTCGGTACGGTCCTTGACTTGAAGCCTCTTCCGCTGTATCGGCCGCCCTCGGGGGATGAAGCGAACAAAACGGCAGAGGACGAAGAGCTCGAAGGGATAGCGGCCAGTTCTTCTGGCTCGTTGCTGGCAAAGGCCCATCGCCATCAGCACCTCCCATCGGGGCAGAGCGGTACCGTGATGGAACCGCCGCATGTCGAGACGGTATTGTTGTACAACGGAGACGAGCGGGATGATAGCGGCGGCAGCAGCTCTCTACCCCCGGCCGGGAGCATGGTGATGCTCCCACACGGTGTGTACGGGGACTCGGGGTACGAGGCCGAACATTCGCTCCTGACCCGGAGAAAGAGCGTCAACACGACCGAGTGTGTGGCAGTGCCTAGCTCCGAGCATGTCGCCGAGATTGTTGGCAGGCAGG GCTGTAAGATCAAGGCACTTCGAGCCAAGACGAACACCTACATAAAGACACCAGTGAGGGGAGAGCAGCCCGTCTTCGTCGTGACGGGACGCAAAGAAGATGTGGCCATGGCTAAGAGGGAGATTCTGTCTGCGGCCGAGCACTTCTCCCTGATCAGAGCCTCCCGGAATAAGACGGGCCCTTTGGCTGCTGTGACTGGTTTAGGGACCCCGGCTCTACCTGGGCAGACAACCATTCAG GTGCGGGTTCCATATCGTGTCGTTGGACTGGTTGTGGGTCCCAAAG GAGCAACCATCAAACGCATTCAGCAGCAGACCCATACCTACATCGTAACTCCAAGTCGGGACAAAGAGCCGGTGTTTGAGGTCACGGGGATGCCAGAGAACGTCGACCGGGCGAGGGAGGAGATAGAGGCACACATTGCCCTTCGAACCGGCAGCTGCGGGGGGGTCGAGGCTCCGGGCGTGGACAACAGTGATTTCCAGTTCAACGGGACAGACGTCAGCTTTGAAACCTCTGCGCACCCCATTGGTCTGGGGGAGGCCGGATGGCTCCATGCAGGTGCATCATCGCCAGGGGGTGGAAGCTTGTTGCCAGTCAGCATCAGTGGTACTCAGCGGGTCAATAGCAATATCAGCAGCGCTGTCAGGATGTCTTCCACCTACCGCAACGACAGCTCCAGCTCTCTGGGCAGCGGCTCCAGCTCGGCCGATTCTTTCTACGGCGGTGGGAACGGGAATCGGATGGCCGATTTCAGCCCTACCTTCCCCTTCAATGCCAACgctaacaacaataacaacagtACAAGCAGCAGCACAAGTTTCTGGTTTGGCGATAGCCTTCTTGGTGTGGGGTCTGAAGAGCTCTTCAGCCTGGGAGGCGAATTGTCCTCCTCAGGAATTGAGCCGTTAACCATTTCCACTGCCCATACCTCGCAGTCCACTGCACCACAGCACATCTGGAGTCCCTTTGTGGACCAGCAGTCACTTCAGGCCATTGATTCGCTGCAGTCCCAG ACCAGCCAACCCGGCACCCCCCGTCTCTCTCCAACTTTTTCCGGGACCGAAGCCTTGGAGCACCCTCAGGCCCAGCGTGTTCACCAAAGGCCTTTCGGGTCAGCCGGCACCCTCGACGTCCACAGGATCCCCTCTTACAGCTCGGCCTTCTCCTCCTCTAGTGAAAGCACCACCTCCTCCTCACCTCCCGAATCCTCCTTCTCTTATCGCCCGGCGCTTGGTTTGTCCGGGAGGGGGCAGGAGATATGCATCCAGTGTATGGATAACCAG gcGAGGCTCGTCATTCTTGATGGATATATCACTTGGGAGCAAAACTGGCAGATGTTTCCAGCTGTGATCTTGAACAAATCCCAATGA
- the LOC124878101 gene encoding RNA-binding protein MEX3B-like isoform X1, with amino-acid sequence MMPSSTSLLEADEGESEVPPPLVHAFAGMGLDEHQGSQSQTPEQSDESVSFHHQLPAVTHFSILGTVLDLKPLPLYRPPSGDEANKTAEDEELEGIAASSSGSLLAKAHRHQHLPSGQSGTVMEPPHVETVLLYNGDERDDSGGSSSLPPAGSMVMLPHGVYGDSGYEAEHSLLTRRKSVNTTECVAVPSSEHVAEIVGRQGCKIKALRAKTNTYIKTPVRGEQPVFVVTGRKEDVAMAKREILSAAEHFSLIRASRNKTGPLAAVTGLGTPALPGQTTIQVRVPYRVVGLVVGPKGATIKRIQQQTHTYIVTPSRDKEPVFEVTGMPENVDRAREEIEAHIALRTGSCGGVEAPGVDNSDFQFNGTDVSFETSAHPIGLGEAGWLHAGASSPGGGSLLPVSISGTQRVNSNISSAVRMSSTYRNDSSSSLGSGSSSADSFYGGGNGNRMADFSPTFPFNANANNNNNSTSSSTSFWFGDSLLGVGSEELFSLGGELSSSGIEPLTISTAHTSQSTAPQHIWSPFVDQQSLQAIDSLQSQTSQPGTPRLSPTFSGTEALEHPQAQRVHQRPFGSAGTLDVHRIPSYSSAFSSSSESTTSSSPPESSFSYRPALGLSGRGQEICIQCMDNQVIAALVPCGHNLFCLDCATQICRGPEAVCPVCLSPATQAIQLRNM; translated from the exons ATGATGCCAAGTAGCACGTCTTTGTTGGAGGCCGATGAGGGAGAGTCCGAGGTCCCACCGCCGCTGGTGCACGCTTTCGCCGGTATGGGCCTCGACGAGCACCAAGGCAGCCAGAGCCAGACTCCTGAACAGTCAGACGAGAGTGTTTCTTTTCATCATCAGCTCCCAGCAGTAACCCATTTCAGCATCCTCGGTACGGTCCTTGACTTGAAGCCTCTTCCGCTGTATCGGCCGCCCTCGGGGGATGAAGCGAACAAAACGGCAGAGGACGAAGAGCTCGAAGGGATAGCGGCCAGTTCTTCTGGCTCGTTGCTGGCAAAGGCCCATCGCCATCAGCACCTCCCATCGGGGCAGAGCGGTACCGTGATGGAACCGCCGCATGTCGAGACGGTATTGTTGTACAACGGAGACGAGCGGGATGATAGCGGCGGCAGCAGCTCTCTACCCCCGGCCGGGAGCATGGTGATGCTCCCACACGGTGTGTACGGGGACTCGGGGTACGAGGCCGAACATTCGCTCCTGACCCGGAGAAAGAGCGTCAACACGACCGAGTGTGTGGCAGTGCCTAGCTCCGAGCATGTCGCCGAGATTGTTGGCAGGCAGG GCTGTAAGATCAAGGCACTTCGAGCCAAGACGAACACCTACATAAAGACACCAGTGAGGGGAGAGCAGCCCGTCTTCGTCGTGACGGGACGCAAAGAAGATGTGGCCATGGCTAAGAGGGAGATTCTGTCTGCGGCCGAGCACTTCTCCCTGATCAGAGCCTCCCGGAATAAGACGGGCCCTTTGGCTGCTGTGACTGGTTTAGGGACCCCGGCTCTACCTGGGCAGACAACCATTCAG GTGCGGGTTCCATATCGTGTCGTTGGACTGGTTGTGGGTCCCAAAG GAGCAACCATCAAACGCATTCAGCAGCAGACCCATACCTACATCGTAACTCCAAGTCGGGACAAAGAGCCGGTGTTTGAGGTCACGGGGATGCCAGAGAACGTCGACCGGGCGAGGGAGGAGATAGAGGCACACATTGCCCTTCGAACCGGCAGCTGCGGGGGGGTCGAGGCTCCGGGCGTGGACAACAGTGATTTCCAGTTCAACGGGACAGACGTCAGCTTTGAAACCTCTGCGCACCCCATTGGTCTGGGGGAGGCCGGATGGCTCCATGCAGGTGCATCATCGCCAGGGGGTGGAAGCTTGTTGCCAGTCAGCATCAGTGGTACTCAGCGGGTCAATAGCAATATCAGCAGCGCTGTCAGGATGTCTTCCACCTACCGCAACGACAGCTCCAGCTCTCTGGGCAGCGGCTCCAGCTCGGCCGATTCTTTCTACGGCGGTGGGAACGGGAATCGGATGGCCGATTTCAGCCCTACCTTCCCCTTCAATGCCAACgctaacaacaataacaacagtACAAGCAGCAGCACAAGTTTCTGGTTTGGCGATAGCCTTCTTGGTGTGGGGTCTGAAGAGCTCTTCAGCCTGGGAGGCGAATTGTCCTCCTCAGGAATTGAGCCGTTAACCATTTCCACTGCCCATACCTCGCAGTCCACTGCACCACAGCACATCTGGAGTCCCTTTGTGGACCAGCAGTCACTTCAGGCCATTGATTCGCTGCAGTCCCAG ACCAGCCAACCCGGCACCCCCCGTCTCTCTCCAACTTTTTCCGGGACCGAAGCCTTGGAGCACCCTCAGGCCCAGCGTGTTCACCAAAGGCCTTTCGGGTCAGCCGGCACCCTCGACGTCCACAGGATCCCCTCTTACAGCTCGGCCTTCTCCTCCTCTAGTGAAAGCACCACCTCCTCCTCACCTCCCGAATCCTCCTTCTCTTATCGCCCGGCGCTTGGTTTGTCCGGGAGGGGGCAGGAGATATGCATCCAGTGTATGGATAACCAGGTGATCGCTGCATTGGTTCCTTGCGGCCATAACCTGTTCTGTCTCGATTGTGCCACACAAATCTGCCGGGGCCCAGAGGCCGTGTGCCCTGTGTGCCTGTCCCCAGCTACGCAGGCCATTCAGCTGCGCAATATGTGA